A genomic region of Cuculus canorus isolate bCucCan1 chromosome 24, bCucCan1.pri, whole genome shotgun sequence contains the following coding sequences:
- the PFKFB2 gene encoding 6-phosphofructo-2-kinase/fructose-2,6-bisphosphatase 2 isoform X6: protein MSAAPRDGGAPRGRAGALRGGEKQCSWASYMTNSPTLIVMIGLPARGKTYVSKKLTRYLNWIGVPTKVFNLGVYRREAVKSYKSYDFFRHDNKEAMEIRKRCALVALDDVKAYLLEECGQIAVFDATNTTRERRDMILNFAKENAFKVFFVESVCDDPEVIAANILEVKVSSPDYPERDRENVMDDFLKRIECYKVTYQPLDPDAYDKDLSFIKVINVGQRFLVNRVQDYIQSKIVYYLMNIHVQPRTIYLCRHGESEYNLVGKIGGDSGLSPRGKQFAQALKKFIEEQEIIDLKVWTSQLKRTIQTAESLGVTYEQWKILNEIDAGVCEEMTYAEIEAKYPEEFAMRDQEKYLYRYPGGESYQDLVQRLEPVIMELERQGNVLVISHQAVMRCLLAYFLDKSADELPYLRCPLHTILKLTPVAYGCKVETITLNVEAVNTHRDKPSLNSSKLPASQTPVRMRRNSFTPRASADTVKRPRHYSVGSKPLDLLGPFPSLEARDGANRPQLQPQGGSACL from the exons ATGTCGGCAGCGCCCCGGGACGGCGGCGCCCCCCGGGGCAGGGCCGGGGCTCTGCGAGGCGGGGAGAAGCAGTGCT catgggCTTCCTACATGACCAACTCCCCGACGCTGATCGTGATGATCGGGCTGCCCGCACGTGGCAAAACTTACGTGTCCAAGAAGCTCACCCGCTACCTTAACTGGATCGGGGTGCCCACCAAAG TGTTTAATTTAGGGGTCTATCGCCGGGAAGCGGTCAAGTCTTACAAGTCCTATGACTTCTTCAGGCATGATAACAAAGAAGCCATGGAGATCCGCAA ACGGTGTGCCTTAGTGGCTCTGGACGACGTGAAGGCTTATCTCTTGGAGGAGTGTGGGCAAATAGCT GTGTTTGATGCCACCAACACAACTCGAGAAAGGCGGGACATGATCTTAAATTTTGCtaaggaaaatgctttcaagG ttttttttgtggagtcCGTCTGTGACGATCCGGAAGTCATTGCTGCCAATATCCTG GAGGTGAAAGTTTCCAGCCCTGATTACCCAGAGAGAGACAGGGAGAACGTGATGGATGATTTCCTGAAGAGGATTGAGTGCTACAAGGTCACTTACCAGCCTCTTGATCCTGACGCATATGACAA AGATCTTTCCTTCATTAAAGTGATCAATGTGGGACAGCGGTTCCTAGTAAACAGAGTCCAAGATTACATCCAGAGTAAAATCGTCTATTACCTAATGAACATTCATGTCCAGCCGCGTACCATCTACCTTTGCCGACATGGTGAGAGTGAATATAATCTTGTTGGCAAGATTGGTGGGGATTCTGGTCTGTCGCCACGTGGGAAGCAG TTTGCTCAGGCACTGAAGAAGTTCATTGAGGAGCAGGAAATCATTGACCTGAAGGTGTGGACGAGCCAGCTGAAAAGAACAATCCAGACTGCCGAGTCCCTGGGGGTCACATACGAGCAGTGGAAGATTCTCAATGAGATCGATGCT GGGGTGTGTGAAGAAATGACCTATGCCGAGATCGAAGCCAAGTATCCAGAGGAGTTTGCCATGAGGGATCAAGAGAAATACCTTTATCGCTATCCTGGAGGAGAG tcttaccAGGACTTGGTCCAGCGCCTGGAGCCGGTAATTATGGAGCTCGAACGGCAAGGCAATGTCCTCGTTATCTCCCACCAGGCGGTTATGAGGTGCCTGTTGGCTTATTTTCTTGACAAGAGTGCAG ATGAGCTGCCCTACCTGCGCTGCCCCCTCCACACCATCCTCAAGCTCACGCCTGTGGCATACG GCTGTAAGGTGGAGACGATCACCCTGAACGTGGAAGCAGTGAACACCCACCGTGACAAACCCTCTCTGAACTCA AGCAAGCTTCCTGCCAGCCAAACCCCTGTaaggatgagaagaaacagctttACGCCGCGGGCCAGCGCGGACACAGTAAAGCGCCCACGACATTACAGCGTTGGGAGCAAACCTCTTGACCTGCTGGGGcctttcccatccctggaagctcGAGATGGGGCCAACCGGCCACAGCTGCAA cctCAAGGGGGAAGTGCTTGCCTGTGA
- the PFKFB2 gene encoding 6-phosphofructo-2-kinase/fructose-2,6-bisphosphatase 2 isoform X4 yields the protein MSAAPRDGGAPRGRAGALRGGEKQCSWASYMTNSPTLIVMIGLPARGKTYVSKKLTRYLNWIGVPTKVFNLGVYRREAVKSYKSYDFFRHDNKEAMEIRKRCALVALDDVKAYLLEECGQIAVFDATNTTRERRDMILNFAKENAFKVFFVESVCDDPEVIAANILEVKVSSPDYPERDRENVMDDFLKRIECYKVTYQPLDPDAYDKDLSFIKVINVGQRFLVNRVQDYIQSKIVYYLMNIHVQPRTIYLCRHGESEYNLVGKIGGDSGLSPRGKQFAQALKKFIEEQEIIDLKVWTSQLKRTIQTAESLGVTYEQWKILNEIDAGVCEEMTYAEIEAKYPEEFAMRDQEKYLYRYPGGESYQDLVQRLEPVIMELERQGNVLVISHQAVMRCLLAYFLDKSADELPYLRCPLHTILKLTPVAYGCKVETITLNVEAVNTHRDKPSLNSSKLPASQTPVRMRRNSFTPRASADTVKRPRHYSVGSKPLDLLGPFPSLEARDGANRPQLQVGVQPQGGSACL from the exons ATGTCGGCAGCGCCCCGGGACGGCGGCGCCCCCCGGGGCAGGGCCGGGGCTCTGCGAGGCGGGGAGAAGCAGTGCT catgggCTTCCTACATGACCAACTCCCCGACGCTGATCGTGATGATCGGGCTGCCCGCACGTGGCAAAACTTACGTGTCCAAGAAGCTCACCCGCTACCTTAACTGGATCGGGGTGCCCACCAAAG TGTTTAATTTAGGGGTCTATCGCCGGGAAGCGGTCAAGTCTTACAAGTCCTATGACTTCTTCAGGCATGATAACAAAGAAGCCATGGAGATCCGCAA ACGGTGTGCCTTAGTGGCTCTGGACGACGTGAAGGCTTATCTCTTGGAGGAGTGTGGGCAAATAGCT GTGTTTGATGCCACCAACACAACTCGAGAAAGGCGGGACATGATCTTAAATTTTGCtaaggaaaatgctttcaagG ttttttttgtggagtcCGTCTGTGACGATCCGGAAGTCATTGCTGCCAATATCCTG GAGGTGAAAGTTTCCAGCCCTGATTACCCAGAGAGAGACAGGGAGAACGTGATGGATGATTTCCTGAAGAGGATTGAGTGCTACAAGGTCACTTACCAGCCTCTTGATCCTGACGCATATGACAA AGATCTTTCCTTCATTAAAGTGATCAATGTGGGACAGCGGTTCCTAGTAAACAGAGTCCAAGATTACATCCAGAGTAAAATCGTCTATTACCTAATGAACATTCATGTCCAGCCGCGTACCATCTACCTTTGCCGACATGGTGAGAGTGAATATAATCTTGTTGGCAAGATTGGTGGGGATTCTGGTCTGTCGCCACGTGGGAAGCAG TTTGCTCAGGCACTGAAGAAGTTCATTGAGGAGCAGGAAATCATTGACCTGAAGGTGTGGACGAGCCAGCTGAAAAGAACAATCCAGACTGCCGAGTCCCTGGGGGTCACATACGAGCAGTGGAAGATTCTCAATGAGATCGATGCT GGGGTGTGTGAAGAAATGACCTATGCCGAGATCGAAGCCAAGTATCCAGAGGAGTTTGCCATGAGGGATCAAGAGAAATACCTTTATCGCTATCCTGGAGGAGAG tcttaccAGGACTTGGTCCAGCGCCTGGAGCCGGTAATTATGGAGCTCGAACGGCAAGGCAATGTCCTCGTTATCTCCCACCAGGCGGTTATGAGGTGCCTGTTGGCTTATTTTCTTGACAAGAGTGCAG ATGAGCTGCCCTACCTGCGCTGCCCCCTCCACACCATCCTCAAGCTCACGCCTGTGGCATACG GCTGTAAGGTGGAGACGATCACCCTGAACGTGGAAGCAGTGAACACCCACCGTGACAAACCCTCTCTGAACTCA AGCAAGCTTCCTGCCAGCCAAACCCCTGTaaggatgagaagaaacagctttACGCCGCGGGCCAGCGCGGACACAGTAAAGCGCCCACGACATTACAGCGTTGGGAGCAAACCTCTTGACCTGCTGGGGcctttcccatccctggaagctcGAGATGGGGCCAACCGGCCACAGCTGCAAGTTGGTGTCCAG cctCAAGGGGGAAGTGCTTGCCTGTGA
- the PFKFB2 gene encoding 6-phosphofructo-2-kinase/fructose-2,6-bisphosphatase 2 isoform X7 — MSAAPRDGGAPRGRAGALRGGEKQCSWASYMTNSPTLIVMIGLPARGKTYVSKKLTRYLNWIGVPTKVFNLGVYRREAVKSYKSYDFFRHDNKEAMEIRKRCALVALDDVKAYLLEECGQIAVFDATNTTRERRDMILNFAKENAFKVFFVESVCDDPEVIAANILEVKVSSPDYPERDRENVMDDFLKRIECYKVTYQPLDPDAYDKDLSFIKVINVGQRFLVNRVQDYIQSKIVYYLMNIHVQPRTIYLCRHGESEYNLVGKIGGDSGLSPRGKQFAQALKKFIEEQEIIDLKVWTSQLKRTIQTAESLGVTYEQWKILNEIDAGVCEEMTYAEIEAKYPEEFAMRDQEKYLYRYPGGESYQDLVQRLEPVIMELERQGNVLVISHQAVMRCLLAYFLDKSADELPYLRCPLHTILKLTPVAYGCKVETITLNVEAVNTHRDKPSLNSRMAGLTV; from the exons ATGTCGGCAGCGCCCCGGGACGGCGGCGCCCCCCGGGGCAGGGCCGGGGCTCTGCGAGGCGGGGAGAAGCAGTGCT catgggCTTCCTACATGACCAACTCCCCGACGCTGATCGTGATGATCGGGCTGCCCGCACGTGGCAAAACTTACGTGTCCAAGAAGCTCACCCGCTACCTTAACTGGATCGGGGTGCCCACCAAAG TGTTTAATTTAGGGGTCTATCGCCGGGAAGCGGTCAAGTCTTACAAGTCCTATGACTTCTTCAGGCATGATAACAAAGAAGCCATGGAGATCCGCAA ACGGTGTGCCTTAGTGGCTCTGGACGACGTGAAGGCTTATCTCTTGGAGGAGTGTGGGCAAATAGCT GTGTTTGATGCCACCAACACAACTCGAGAAAGGCGGGACATGATCTTAAATTTTGCtaaggaaaatgctttcaagG ttttttttgtggagtcCGTCTGTGACGATCCGGAAGTCATTGCTGCCAATATCCTG GAGGTGAAAGTTTCCAGCCCTGATTACCCAGAGAGAGACAGGGAGAACGTGATGGATGATTTCCTGAAGAGGATTGAGTGCTACAAGGTCACTTACCAGCCTCTTGATCCTGACGCATATGACAA AGATCTTTCCTTCATTAAAGTGATCAATGTGGGACAGCGGTTCCTAGTAAACAGAGTCCAAGATTACATCCAGAGTAAAATCGTCTATTACCTAATGAACATTCATGTCCAGCCGCGTACCATCTACCTTTGCCGACATGGTGAGAGTGAATATAATCTTGTTGGCAAGATTGGTGGGGATTCTGGTCTGTCGCCACGTGGGAAGCAG TTTGCTCAGGCACTGAAGAAGTTCATTGAGGAGCAGGAAATCATTGACCTGAAGGTGTGGACGAGCCAGCTGAAAAGAACAATCCAGACTGCCGAGTCCCTGGGGGTCACATACGAGCAGTGGAAGATTCTCAATGAGATCGATGCT GGGGTGTGTGAAGAAATGACCTATGCCGAGATCGAAGCCAAGTATCCAGAGGAGTTTGCCATGAGGGATCAAGAGAAATACCTTTATCGCTATCCTGGAGGAGAG tcttaccAGGACTTGGTCCAGCGCCTGGAGCCGGTAATTATGGAGCTCGAACGGCAAGGCAATGTCCTCGTTATCTCCCACCAGGCGGTTATGAGGTGCCTGTTGGCTTATTTTCTTGACAAGAGTGCAG ATGAGCTGCCCTACCTGCGCTGCCCCCTCCACACCATCCTCAAGCTCACGCCTGTGGCATACG GCTGTAAGGTGGAGACGATCACCCTGAACGTGGAAGCAGTGAACACCCACCGTGACAAACCCTCTCTGAACTCA AGGATGGCTGGTTTAACGGTGTAG
- the PFKFB2 gene encoding 6-phosphofructo-2-kinase/fructose-2,6-bisphosphatase 2 isoform X3, whose amino-acid sequence MSAAPRDGGAPRGRAGALRGGEKQCSWASYMTNSPTLIVMIGLPARGKTYVSKKLTRYLNWIGVPTKVFNLGVYRREAVKSYKSYDFFRHDNKEAMEIRKRCALVALDDVKAYLLEECGQIAVFDATNTTRERRDMILNFAKENAFKVFFVESVCDDPEVIAANILEVKVSSPDYPERDRENVMDDFLKRIECYKVTYQPLDPDAYDKDLSFIKVINVGQRFLVNRVQDYIQSKIVYYLMNIHVQPRTIYLCRHGESEYNLVGKIGGDSGLSPRGKQFAQALKKFIEEQEIIDLKVWTSQLKRTIQTAESLGVTYEQWKILNEIDAGVCEEMTYAEIEAKYPEEFAMRDQEKYLYRYPGGESYQDLVQRLEPVIMELERQGNVLVISHQAVMRCLLAYFLDKSADELPYLRCPLHTILKLTPVAYGCKVETITLNVEAVNTHRDKPSLNSSKLPASQTPVRMRRNSFTPRASADTVKRPRHYSVGSKPLDLLGPFPSLEARDGANRPQLQPQGGSACLEPAAGITHETLASLSASE is encoded by the exons ATGTCGGCAGCGCCCCGGGACGGCGGCGCCCCCCGGGGCAGGGCCGGGGCTCTGCGAGGCGGGGAGAAGCAGTGCT catgggCTTCCTACATGACCAACTCCCCGACGCTGATCGTGATGATCGGGCTGCCCGCACGTGGCAAAACTTACGTGTCCAAGAAGCTCACCCGCTACCTTAACTGGATCGGGGTGCCCACCAAAG TGTTTAATTTAGGGGTCTATCGCCGGGAAGCGGTCAAGTCTTACAAGTCCTATGACTTCTTCAGGCATGATAACAAAGAAGCCATGGAGATCCGCAA ACGGTGTGCCTTAGTGGCTCTGGACGACGTGAAGGCTTATCTCTTGGAGGAGTGTGGGCAAATAGCT GTGTTTGATGCCACCAACACAACTCGAGAAAGGCGGGACATGATCTTAAATTTTGCtaaggaaaatgctttcaagG ttttttttgtggagtcCGTCTGTGACGATCCGGAAGTCATTGCTGCCAATATCCTG GAGGTGAAAGTTTCCAGCCCTGATTACCCAGAGAGAGACAGGGAGAACGTGATGGATGATTTCCTGAAGAGGATTGAGTGCTACAAGGTCACTTACCAGCCTCTTGATCCTGACGCATATGACAA AGATCTTTCCTTCATTAAAGTGATCAATGTGGGACAGCGGTTCCTAGTAAACAGAGTCCAAGATTACATCCAGAGTAAAATCGTCTATTACCTAATGAACATTCATGTCCAGCCGCGTACCATCTACCTTTGCCGACATGGTGAGAGTGAATATAATCTTGTTGGCAAGATTGGTGGGGATTCTGGTCTGTCGCCACGTGGGAAGCAG TTTGCTCAGGCACTGAAGAAGTTCATTGAGGAGCAGGAAATCATTGACCTGAAGGTGTGGACGAGCCAGCTGAAAAGAACAATCCAGACTGCCGAGTCCCTGGGGGTCACATACGAGCAGTGGAAGATTCTCAATGAGATCGATGCT GGGGTGTGTGAAGAAATGACCTATGCCGAGATCGAAGCCAAGTATCCAGAGGAGTTTGCCATGAGGGATCAAGAGAAATACCTTTATCGCTATCCTGGAGGAGAG tcttaccAGGACTTGGTCCAGCGCCTGGAGCCGGTAATTATGGAGCTCGAACGGCAAGGCAATGTCCTCGTTATCTCCCACCAGGCGGTTATGAGGTGCCTGTTGGCTTATTTTCTTGACAAGAGTGCAG ATGAGCTGCCCTACCTGCGCTGCCCCCTCCACACCATCCTCAAGCTCACGCCTGTGGCATACG GCTGTAAGGTGGAGACGATCACCCTGAACGTGGAAGCAGTGAACACCCACCGTGACAAACCCTCTCTGAACTCA AGCAAGCTTCCTGCCAGCCAAACCCCTGTaaggatgagaagaaacagctttACGCCGCGGGCCAGCGCGGACACAGTAAAGCGCCCACGACATTACAGCGTTGGGAGCAAACCTCTTGACCTGCTGGGGcctttcccatccctggaagctcGAGATGGGGCCAACCGGCCACAGCTGCAA cctCAAGGGGGAAGTGCTTGCCT ggAGCCAGCAGCCGGCATCACCCACGAGACCTTGgcttccctctctgcctccGAGTAA
- the PFKFB2 gene encoding 6-phosphofructo-2-kinase/fructose-2,6-bisphosphatase 2 isoform X5, with protein sequence MSAAPRDGGAPRGRAGALRGGEKQCSWASYMTNSPTLIVMIGLPARGKTYVSKKLTRYLNWIGVPTKVFNLGVYRREAVKSYKSYDFFRHDNKEAMEIRKRCALVALDDVKAYLLEECGQIAVFDATNTTRERRDMILNFAKENAFKVFFVESVCDDPEVIAANILEVKVSSPDYPERDRENVMDDFLKRIECYKVTYQPLDPDAYDKDLSFIKVINVGQRFLVNRVQDYIQSKIVYYLMNIHVQPRTIYLCRHGESEYNLVGKIGGDSGLSPRGKQFAQALKKFIEEQEIIDLKVWTSQLKRTIQTAESLGVTYEQWKILNEIDAGVCEEMTYAEIEAKYPEEFAMRDQEKYLYRYPGGESYQDLVQRLEPVIMELERQGNVLVISHQAVMRCLLAYFLDKSADELPYLRCPLHTILKLTPVAYGCKVETITLNVEAVNTHRDKPSLNSSKLPASQTPVRMRRNSFTPRASADTVKRPRHYSVGSKPLDLLGPFPSLEARDGANRPQLQVGVQRMAGLTV encoded by the exons ATGTCGGCAGCGCCCCGGGACGGCGGCGCCCCCCGGGGCAGGGCCGGGGCTCTGCGAGGCGGGGAGAAGCAGTGCT catgggCTTCCTACATGACCAACTCCCCGACGCTGATCGTGATGATCGGGCTGCCCGCACGTGGCAAAACTTACGTGTCCAAGAAGCTCACCCGCTACCTTAACTGGATCGGGGTGCCCACCAAAG TGTTTAATTTAGGGGTCTATCGCCGGGAAGCGGTCAAGTCTTACAAGTCCTATGACTTCTTCAGGCATGATAACAAAGAAGCCATGGAGATCCGCAA ACGGTGTGCCTTAGTGGCTCTGGACGACGTGAAGGCTTATCTCTTGGAGGAGTGTGGGCAAATAGCT GTGTTTGATGCCACCAACACAACTCGAGAAAGGCGGGACATGATCTTAAATTTTGCtaaggaaaatgctttcaagG ttttttttgtggagtcCGTCTGTGACGATCCGGAAGTCATTGCTGCCAATATCCTG GAGGTGAAAGTTTCCAGCCCTGATTACCCAGAGAGAGACAGGGAGAACGTGATGGATGATTTCCTGAAGAGGATTGAGTGCTACAAGGTCACTTACCAGCCTCTTGATCCTGACGCATATGACAA AGATCTTTCCTTCATTAAAGTGATCAATGTGGGACAGCGGTTCCTAGTAAACAGAGTCCAAGATTACATCCAGAGTAAAATCGTCTATTACCTAATGAACATTCATGTCCAGCCGCGTACCATCTACCTTTGCCGACATGGTGAGAGTGAATATAATCTTGTTGGCAAGATTGGTGGGGATTCTGGTCTGTCGCCACGTGGGAAGCAG TTTGCTCAGGCACTGAAGAAGTTCATTGAGGAGCAGGAAATCATTGACCTGAAGGTGTGGACGAGCCAGCTGAAAAGAACAATCCAGACTGCCGAGTCCCTGGGGGTCACATACGAGCAGTGGAAGATTCTCAATGAGATCGATGCT GGGGTGTGTGAAGAAATGACCTATGCCGAGATCGAAGCCAAGTATCCAGAGGAGTTTGCCATGAGGGATCAAGAGAAATACCTTTATCGCTATCCTGGAGGAGAG tcttaccAGGACTTGGTCCAGCGCCTGGAGCCGGTAATTATGGAGCTCGAACGGCAAGGCAATGTCCTCGTTATCTCCCACCAGGCGGTTATGAGGTGCCTGTTGGCTTATTTTCTTGACAAGAGTGCAG ATGAGCTGCCCTACCTGCGCTGCCCCCTCCACACCATCCTCAAGCTCACGCCTGTGGCATACG GCTGTAAGGTGGAGACGATCACCCTGAACGTGGAAGCAGTGAACACCCACCGTGACAAACCCTCTCTGAACTCA AGCAAGCTTCCTGCCAGCCAAACCCCTGTaaggatgagaagaaacagctttACGCCGCGGGCCAGCGCGGACACAGTAAAGCGCCCACGACATTACAGCGTTGGGAGCAAACCTCTTGACCTGCTGGGGcctttcccatccctggaagctcGAGATGGGGCCAACCGGCCACAGCTGCAAGTTGGTGTCCAG AGGATGGCTGGTTTAACGGTGTAG
- the PFKFB2 gene encoding 6-phosphofructo-2-kinase/fructose-2,6-bisphosphatase 2 isoform X1, producing MSAAPRDGGAPRGRAGALRGGEKQCSWASYMTNSPTLIVMIGLPARGKTYVSKKLTRYLNWIGVPTKVFNLGVYRREAVKSYKSYDFFRHDNKEAMEIRKRCALVALDDVKAYLLEECGQIAVFDATNTTRERRDMILNFAKENAFKVFFVESVCDDPEVIAANILEVKVSSPDYPERDRENVMDDFLKRIECYKVTYQPLDPDAYDKDLSFIKVINVGQRFLVNRVQDYIQSKIVYYLMNIHVQPRTIYLCRHGESEYNLVGKIGGDSGLSPRGKQFAQALKKFIEEQEIIDLKVWTSQLKRTIQTAESLGVTYEQWKILNEIDAGVCEEMTYAEIEAKYPEEFAMRDQEKYLYRYPGGESYQDLVQRLEPVIMELERQGNVLVISHQAVMRCLLAYFLDKSADELPYLRCPLHTILKLTPVAYGCKVETITLNVEAVNTHRDKPSLNSSKLPASQTPVRMRRNSFTPRASADTVKRPRHYSVGSKPLDLLGPFPSLEARDGANRPQLQVGVQVIPSLCLSSQRHSRLSLILSEIQTLSRGVCGFVGAHFPVDPISGAS from the exons ATGTCGGCAGCGCCCCGGGACGGCGGCGCCCCCCGGGGCAGGGCCGGGGCTCTGCGAGGCGGGGAGAAGCAGTGCT catgggCTTCCTACATGACCAACTCCCCGACGCTGATCGTGATGATCGGGCTGCCCGCACGTGGCAAAACTTACGTGTCCAAGAAGCTCACCCGCTACCTTAACTGGATCGGGGTGCCCACCAAAG TGTTTAATTTAGGGGTCTATCGCCGGGAAGCGGTCAAGTCTTACAAGTCCTATGACTTCTTCAGGCATGATAACAAAGAAGCCATGGAGATCCGCAA ACGGTGTGCCTTAGTGGCTCTGGACGACGTGAAGGCTTATCTCTTGGAGGAGTGTGGGCAAATAGCT GTGTTTGATGCCACCAACACAACTCGAGAAAGGCGGGACATGATCTTAAATTTTGCtaaggaaaatgctttcaagG ttttttttgtggagtcCGTCTGTGACGATCCGGAAGTCATTGCTGCCAATATCCTG GAGGTGAAAGTTTCCAGCCCTGATTACCCAGAGAGAGACAGGGAGAACGTGATGGATGATTTCCTGAAGAGGATTGAGTGCTACAAGGTCACTTACCAGCCTCTTGATCCTGACGCATATGACAA AGATCTTTCCTTCATTAAAGTGATCAATGTGGGACAGCGGTTCCTAGTAAACAGAGTCCAAGATTACATCCAGAGTAAAATCGTCTATTACCTAATGAACATTCATGTCCAGCCGCGTACCATCTACCTTTGCCGACATGGTGAGAGTGAATATAATCTTGTTGGCAAGATTGGTGGGGATTCTGGTCTGTCGCCACGTGGGAAGCAG TTTGCTCAGGCACTGAAGAAGTTCATTGAGGAGCAGGAAATCATTGACCTGAAGGTGTGGACGAGCCAGCTGAAAAGAACAATCCAGACTGCCGAGTCCCTGGGGGTCACATACGAGCAGTGGAAGATTCTCAATGAGATCGATGCT GGGGTGTGTGAAGAAATGACCTATGCCGAGATCGAAGCCAAGTATCCAGAGGAGTTTGCCATGAGGGATCAAGAGAAATACCTTTATCGCTATCCTGGAGGAGAG tcttaccAGGACTTGGTCCAGCGCCTGGAGCCGGTAATTATGGAGCTCGAACGGCAAGGCAATGTCCTCGTTATCTCCCACCAGGCGGTTATGAGGTGCCTGTTGGCTTATTTTCTTGACAAGAGTGCAG ATGAGCTGCCCTACCTGCGCTGCCCCCTCCACACCATCCTCAAGCTCACGCCTGTGGCATACG GCTGTAAGGTGGAGACGATCACCCTGAACGTGGAAGCAGTGAACACCCACCGTGACAAACCCTCTCTGAACTCA AGCAAGCTTCCTGCCAGCCAAACCCCTGTaaggatgagaagaaacagctttACGCCGCGGGCCAGCGCGGACACAGTAAAGCGCCCACGACATTACAGCGTTGGGAGCAAACCTCTTGACCTGCTGGGGcctttcccatccctggaagctcGAGATGGGGCCAACCGGCCACAGCTGCAAGTTGGTGTCCAGGTGATACCTTCCCTATGTCTCTCTTCCCAGCGTCACTCGCGGTTGTCACTGATCCTCTCTGAAATACAGACCCTTTCCAGGGGTGTCTGTGGTTTTGTTGGTGCCCATTTCCCTGTAGATCCAATATCAGGAGCTTCTTGA